The Spirosoma foliorum genome has a window encoding:
- a CDS encoding vanadium-dependent haloperoxidase translates to MNVHFPSVRKSSTTRYGSQRTHLSLFTTLLFIAFLQACRMQSTDDVQPTLTTGKAADQYSADVATAWAALQLKLTKTTAGFSPPVASRAFGYAGLTMYESVVPGIANRKSMAGQVQGLTTLPLAEAGKEYNWALSANAAQAQIIRSLFPTTSAANKTTIDSLETALLTANKATDETVNERSISFGKKIADALFEWSKTDGGDAGYTRNFPASYVVPTGAGMWQPTENGQKIPMQPYWGKNRTFVKANNDLPMPKPMAYSTDVKSAIFNQYLDVYNKGKSLTQTEKEISLWWSDNPGDSFTPPGHSYSLARIAVTATKANLAKAAETFARTGIAVADAFILCWRCKFTYNNIRPYNYVRLTVDPAWVPFWPAPPFPGYPSGHATQSSSAAVVLTALFGENFAFTDDSHVGRPDDPLRHIAFKARSFTSFEASAQESADSRFYGNIHTRQDNETGLAEGKKIGANINALAWAK, encoded by the coding sequence ATGAATGTACATTTTCCTTCTGTTCGTAAGAGCTCAACTACAAGGTATGGCTCTCAACGCACCCATTTAAGCCTATTTACTACACTCCTATTTATCGCTTTTCTGCAGGCTTGTCGGATGCAGTCTACGGATGATGTTCAGCCAACCTTAACGACAGGCAAAGCAGCTGATCAATATTCGGCTGATGTCGCAACTGCGTGGGCAGCTCTGCAATTGAAACTGACGAAAACCACCGCAGGTTTCAGTCCTCCTGTAGCATCGCGGGCTTTTGGTTACGCAGGTCTAACCATGTATGAATCGGTTGTTCCGGGAATTGCCAATCGAAAGTCTATGGCTGGGCAAGTCCAAGGGCTAACTACGCTCCCATTGGCCGAGGCTGGTAAAGAGTATAACTGGGCCCTCAGCGCCAATGCAGCTCAGGCTCAAATTATACGCAGTTTATTTCCGACTACAAGTGCCGCAAACAAAACGACCATTGACTCCCTCGAAACAGCCTTATTGACGGCCAATAAAGCGACTGACGAAACAGTCAACGAACGGTCGATCTCTTTTGGTAAGAAAATAGCCGACGCTTTATTCGAGTGGTCGAAAACCGATGGGGGCGATGCCGGTTATACCCGCAATTTCCCCGCAAGTTATGTTGTACCTACGGGAGCTGGTATGTGGCAGCCAACTGAAAATGGCCAAAAGATTCCGATGCAACCTTACTGGGGTAAAAATCGGACGTTTGTTAAGGCAAATAACGATCTGCCAATGCCTAAACCGATGGCCTATTCAACGGATGTTAAATCCGCTATTTTCAATCAGTATCTTGACGTTTATAATAAGGGGAAAAGTCTGACTCAAACGGAAAAAGAAATTTCCCTCTGGTGGTCCGATAATCCAGGCGATTCGTTTACTCCTCCAGGGCATTCGTACAGCCTGGCTCGTATTGCCGTAACAGCTACCAAAGCAAATCTGGCCAAAGCCGCCGAAACGTTTGCCCGTACTGGTATAGCCGTAGCCGATGCCTTTATTCTGTGCTGGCGCTGCAAGTTCACCTATAATAACATCCGGCCTTATAATTACGTCCGGTTGACTGTCGATCCGGCCTGGGTACCTTTTTGGCCAGCTCCGCCTTTTCCAGGTTATCCATCAGGTCATGCAACTCAGTCATCGTCAGCAGCTGTTGTATTGACCGCGTTATTTGGCGAAAACTTTGCGTTTACGGATGATTCACACGTTGGTCGTCCTGACGATCCACTACGGCACATTGCTTTTAAAGCCCGTTCATTTACCTCTTTTGAAGCTTCGGCTCAAGAATCTGCCGATTCGCGCTTCTATGGCAATATTCATACTCGTCAGGATAACGAAACAGGTTTAGCTGAAGGCAAGAAAATCGGTGCTAACATTAATGCACTAGCCTGGGCGAAATAA
- the dnaG gene encoding DNA primase, with protein MRIPEETVERIRQSVDILEVINDFVSLKKRGSNYIACCPFHNEKTPSFNVNPTRQIYKCFGCGKAGDAVRFVMDIENIGYGESLRYLAKKYGIEIEEEEQTPEDLLRQNERESLLIVLNFAKTFFQETLLKTDEGKSIGLSYFRERGFTNPTMEAFELGYTLDQWDSLLLEGQRRGYSRDLLEKAGLILIKEGNAGGDNKVFDRFRGRVMFPIHNVSGRVIAFGARILKTDKNQPKYLNSPETTVYHKSQVLYGIFQAKQAIRQEDVCYLTEGYTDVISLHQAGIKNVVASSGTSLTTEQIRLIARFTPNVTILYDGDAAGIKAALRGLDMVLEEGLNLRLLLLPDGEDPDSYVHKVGADAFKTYIKEQSQDFIDFKASRWLTEAGDNPLKRAEGISDVCASITRIPDPLKRQTLSQRVAQVFHVSEQSVISEINRLLRKQQEQNKKDSERQQRSAGAGRQQPSSSNTLSTNEPSLDDINSLLDGFSVESPDLSDFGIDVPPSRQSVSVERVKAVKTPISYQEEECVRLLINHGVRELEPGITLCQYVLSELHDIEFQTSPYDLILTLFREAYNRGDILTANDFLSRQPGEGNSDRDVELQHEAIHLTTPRYEISDGWGKHEIFVPSEEEIGILADAAYRNILRIKKILAEQRMTALQQLLRESRNKSPEESDQLLTEFMHFKRIDMEISGLLGTVISG; from the coding sequence ATGCGTATTCCCGAAGAAACCGTTGAACGAATTCGCCAATCTGTCGACATTCTGGAGGTTATAAACGATTTCGTTTCCCTGAAGAAGCGTGGAAGCAATTACATTGCCTGCTGCCCTTTTCATAATGAGAAAACGCCCTCGTTCAATGTAAACCCAACCCGACAGATTTATAAGTGCTTTGGTTGTGGCAAAGCGGGCGATGCTGTTCGGTTTGTGATGGATATCGAGAATATCGGTTATGGCGAATCGCTACGGTATCTGGCCAAAAAGTATGGCATTGAAATTGAAGAAGAGGAGCAGACTCCAGAAGATCTCCTGCGGCAGAACGAGCGGGAAAGCCTTCTTATCGTGCTCAACTTCGCTAAAACGTTTTTTCAGGAAACACTCTTGAAAACGGATGAGGGGAAAAGCATCGGCTTAAGCTACTTCCGTGAGCGGGGCTTTACGAACCCAACTATGGAAGCGTTTGAGCTTGGTTACACACTCGACCAATGGGACTCTCTCTTACTGGAAGGTCAACGAAGAGGTTATAGTCGGGATCTACTTGAAAAGGCCGGTCTGATTTTAATTAAGGAAGGCAACGCTGGAGGAGATAATAAAGTATTTGATCGGTTCAGAGGGCGGGTTATGTTCCCGATCCACAACGTATCGGGCCGGGTAATTGCGTTTGGTGCCCGGATTCTGAAAACGGATAAGAATCAGCCTAAATACCTCAATTCGCCCGAAACGACAGTTTACCATAAAAGCCAGGTATTATACGGAATTTTCCAGGCTAAACAGGCTATTCGACAGGAAGATGTTTGCTATTTGACAGAAGGTTATACAGATGTAATCTCACTGCATCAGGCAGGCATCAAAAATGTAGTGGCTTCGTCGGGCACTTCGCTGACAACAGAGCAGATTCGACTCATTGCCCGGTTTACACCAAACGTCACGATTCTTTACGATGGTGATGCCGCTGGTATTAAAGCGGCTCTGCGTGGTCTGGACATGGTTCTGGAAGAAGGGTTAAATCTTCGCTTGCTATTACTGCCTGACGGCGAAGATCCGGACAGTTATGTGCATAAAGTTGGAGCAGATGCCTTTAAAACATACATCAAAGAGCAATCTCAGGATTTCATTGACTTCAAAGCCAGCCGATGGTTAACGGAGGCAGGTGATAATCCGTTAAAGCGGGCCGAGGGTATATCCGATGTATGTGCCAGTATTACCAGAATACCCGATCCGCTGAAACGCCAGACACTCTCGCAGCGCGTTGCACAGGTGTTTCATGTAAGTGAGCAGTCAGTTATTTCTGAAATCAACCGATTACTTCGAAAACAGCAGGAGCAAAACAAAAAAGATTCGGAACGCCAGCAACGTTCGGCGGGTGCAGGAAGGCAGCAGCCATCTTCAAGTAATACTTTAAGTACGAATGAGCCTTCGCTGGACGATATAAATTCGCTGTTAGATGGATTCAGCGTCGAATCACCTGATTTAAGCGATTTTGGGATTGATGTACCCCCAAGTAGGCAGTCGGTTTCTGTTGAGCGCGTAAAGGCCGTTAAAACGCCTATATCGTATCAGGAAGAAGAATGCGTTCGGTTGTTAATAAATCATGGCGTACGAGAACTTGAGCCGGGTATTACGCTTTGTCAATACGTACTGAGTGAACTCCACGATATTGAGTTTCAAACATCGCCCTACGACCTTATTCTGACGTTATTTCGGGAAGCCTATAATCGGGGAGATATACTGACTGCGAATGATTTCTTAAGTCGACAACCTGGAGAAGGGAATAGCGATAGAGACGTGGAATTGCAGCATGAGGCAATTCATCTAACAACACCTCGTTATGAAATCAGTGATGGCTGGGGAAAGCATGAGATCTTTGTGCCATCAGAAGAGGAAATAGGTATTCTGGCGGATGCGGCCTACCGAAATATCCTGCGAATCAAAAAAATACTCGCTGAGCAACGAATGACCGCTTTGCAGCAACTGCTTCGTGAATCGAGAAATAAATCACCTGAGGAATCTGATCAGCTTTTGACCGAGTTCATGCACTTCAAGCGTATTGATATGGAGATATCGGGTTTATTAGGAACGGTTATCTCCGGTTAA